GAACTATGCTTCGTTGGTTGACATAAATGCGGTTTAGGGCGCTTAAGGGGTATCACTGGCTTGAAGAGCAAAATCAGCAACATAGGGTTCGCTAACAAAATTCGAGACAACATTCTCTCGATAAAGAAAACCAGTCTTGAACCATTTTATGAAGAACTGAAGGCGGCTGACTGCGTCATATGTAGTGGTTCAGGTCGTTCGCTCTACTCACTCAACGCTGCTATGAGTCTGGTGGCTTTAAGCGAAGTAGGATGGAGAAACAAAGCTGTCTTTACCCCTGACGACCCTGGATTTCCAGGGAAAAACATGTATGACGCTGCATCATATTTTGAAAGGCGCTATAAAAAGACCCTTTTACTTATGAATTCTGGTAGCGGGCGCTCAAATGACCCGTTGGTTATGGCGCAGGATTTAGCCAACTATATTGAAGATAAAAAGTCGAAGAAATTTAGCATGGGCTTGCTCACGTCTAGTGTTGAGTCGCCCTTAGCTCAAGTTGCGAGCAGGTATGGAAATGTTGTTCAAGTTAAGGGACGGGGCAAAGCTAAACCCTCTGATGCTTATAATGAAACGGGTATGATGGGCGATATTTTTGAACTCGGCACACTGGAATTATTGAATATGATGATTGAGGCGATTTACAGAAACCTCGACGTCGACGATGTTTTTAAGTTATGTGAAGAAGAATTTGAAATAATTGGCGATTTAATCGATGCTAATGTCGGTTCAGAAACTTATGTTCAACTTATCGATATGCTTGAGAAAGGAACAAACGTTTTTTTGGGCGGTAAGGGAACGGCTAAGGAAATCGCCACAATGACCGGAATCAGGC
This genomic stretch from Candidatus Bathyarchaeota archaeon harbors:
- a CDS encoding SIS domain-containing protein, with amino-acid sequence MKSKISNIGFANKIRDNILSIKKTSLEPFYEELKAADCVICSGSGRSLYSLNAAMSLVALSEVGWRNKAVFTPDDPGFPGKNMYDAASYFERRYKKTLLLMNSGSGRSNDPLVMAQDLANYIEDKKSKKFSMGLLTSSVESPLAQVASRYGNVVQVKGRGKAKPSDAYNETGMMGDIFELGTLELLNMMIEAIYRNLDVDDVFKLCEEEFEIIGDLIDANVGSETYVQLIDMLEKGTNVFLGGKGTAKEIATMTGIRLFHIKSFLGDNVFMARGVNTPHPRAGDIEILISYSGESRQLIAWCDAVKKFNGSVLAITGSRNSTLAKKSDLQIIIPEDVKPGAPRRFYTRAAFVLSPLPVKLAERLAQRGLNLPEYIISWYHSVTE